Proteins co-encoded in one Magnetococcales bacterium genomic window:
- a CDS encoding EAL domain-containing protein, producing MTSSDENNRVFDFLDHSTHLEGDRLVGEYQGLRLFSHFQSVFSLAHQRQVGVEAIFSGIDPGKPDEGTLTSFNVFSRIPPEAVVPMDQLRQYQHFRNFVGANMKDRWLFINLHPKILMSQGGQDIEFLGDLLQHVGLKPHQVVVALREHSDVGSDKIVRTMEGLRKLGTLIAFDDYSSGIGNLDRLWTLRPDIVKLKHNFIENAMQHPQAMRMLNKLVSLIHASGCLVLMEKIETADEAVVAMETSADFVQGHFFGGAHPRPMRKDVRFSSGFFADLAEKHERILVRRTRNLKTDLSDLTNDFMDCAWGIADGGSIDDAGQAILQRRRTERLYLLNEHGVQVGEHIYGHHQSAHNDPRHLPLEDSMGSTWTRRAIFTDAIRHPSIVQTSAPFRSISSLNTSVTLSVSVRIGGKLHVLCCDVRWDEGVVENG from the coding sequence ATGACATCGTCCGATGAAAATAACAGAGTCTTCGACTTCCTGGACCACTCCACACACCTGGAAGGGGATCGTCTGGTTGGGGAGTACCAGGGTTTGCGTTTGTTCAGCCACTTTCAGTCGGTATTCAGCCTCGCCCATCAGCGGCAGGTCGGAGTCGAGGCCATCTTCAGTGGTATCGATCCGGGCAAGCCGGATGAGGGGACACTGACATCCTTCAACGTCTTCTCCAGAATTCCGCCGGAAGCTGTGGTGCCGATGGATCAGCTTCGCCAGTATCAGCATTTCAGGAATTTTGTCGGCGCCAACATGAAAGATCGTTGGCTCTTCATCAACCTTCATCCGAAGATTTTGATGAGTCAGGGGGGGCAGGATATTGAATTTCTGGGCGACCTTTTGCAACATGTTGGCCTGAAACCCCATCAGGTTGTCGTTGCCTTGCGGGAGCACTCGGATGTCGGCAGTGACAAGATCGTCCGCACGATGGAAGGCCTGCGCAAACTGGGCACCCTGATTGCGTTTGATGACTACAGCTCCGGTATTGGCAATCTGGACCGTCTTTGGACCCTGCGTCCGGATATCGTCAAGCTGAAGCACAACTTTATTGAAAATGCCATGCAGCATCCCCAGGCCATGCGCATGCTGAATAAGTTGGTCTCCCTGATTCACGCCTCGGGCTGTCTGGTTTTGATGGAAAAGATCGAGACTGCCGATGAAGCCGTCGTGGCGATGGAGACCAGCGCCGATTTTGTCCAGGGGCACTTTTTTGGCGGCGCCCATCCCCGGCCCATGCGCAAGGATGTTCGTTTCAGCAGCGGATTTTTTGCCGACCTGGCGGAAAAGCACGAGCGTATCCTCGTTCGCCGAACGCGGAACCTCAAGACCGATCTCTCCGATTTGACCAACGACTTCATGGATTGTGCCTGGGGTATCGCTGATGGCGGATCCATCGATGATGCTGGCCAGGCTATCCTGCAACGGCGGCGGACTGAGCGGCTTTATCTTCTCAATGAGCATGGCGTCCAGGTTGGTGAGCACATATACGGACATCACCAATCGGCCCACAACGATCCCCGTCATCTCCCCCTTGAGGATTCGATGGGCTCCACGTGGACCCGGCGTGCCATCTTCACTGATGCCATTCGCCACCCCTCCATTGTGCAGACTTCTGCGCCCTTCCGCTCTATTTCCAGTTTGAACACCTCTGTCACCCTGTCGGTTTCGGTGCGTATTGGTGGCAAGTTGCATGTGCTTTGCTGCGACGTGCGCTGGGATGAGGGTGTTGTGGAAAATGGTTGA
- a CDS encoding DUF3301 domain-containing protein: MTESVLIPCILLVVVVWYFQMQARERTLLLAQRVCDDMAIQLLDDTVAISYLGLRRNASGQMCIQRVYTFEFTDQTQLRRQGTVIYLGGHLETLLIEDSPVIPS; this comes from the coding sequence GTGACTGAATCCGTGCTCATCCCTTGCATACTCCTGGTCGTTGTCGTCTGGTATTTTCAAATGCAGGCGAGGGAGCGCACCCTGCTCCTGGCCCAAAGGGTGTGTGACGACATGGCCATCCAACTCCTGGATGACACGGTGGCAATCAGCTACCTGGGCCTCCGCCGTAACGCCTCCGGCCAGATGTGCATCCAGCGTGTCTATACGTTCGAGTTTACGGATCAAACACAACTCCGCCGACAAGGAACCGTCATCTATCTGGGTGGTCACCTGGAAACCCTCCTGATCGAAGATTCTCCGGTCATTCCGAGCTGA
- a CDS encoding glutamine--tRNA ligase/YqeY domain fusion protein — MAKPEEAKPIDFIRAIVAEDLRSGKHAQVVTRFPPEPNGYLHIGHAKSICLNFGVAQENPGGKCNLRFDDTNPTREEPEYIRSIEEDVRWLGFEFGERRYFASDYFPQIYAYAEALIMAGKAYVCSLSAEQIRVYRGTLTEPGQDSPYRNRSVEENLDLFRRMRAGEFPDGAHVLRARIDMASPNINMRDPILYRIIHASHHQTSDQWCIYPMYDYTHCLSDALEGITHSLCTLEFEDHRPLYDWVLDQLSTPCHPRQIEFSRLSLEYTVMSKRLLNELVVSKVVSGWDDPRMPTISGLRRRGYTPESIREFCHRIGITKAPNKVEMSLLENCLRDDLEESVPRAMAVLDPIRVIIDNYPDGQEEMLTVPCHPNHPDMGTRTLGFSRDIYIERDDFREIAPPKFKRLALHGEVRLRHAYVIRCHQVTKDPDTGVVVALHCTLDPTTLNANPEGRKVKGVIHWVSVRHCVRHEIRLYDRLFSKPNPGEDREEKDFRDSLNPDSLHTLPTCPMENSLDLATPGSRFQLERLGYFCVDTKNSTPGKPVFNRTVTLRDSWAKIEAKQ; from the coding sequence ATGGCAAAACCGGAAGAGGCCAAACCGATCGATTTCATTCGGGCCATCGTGGCCGAAGATCTGCGGAGTGGCAAACATGCCCAGGTTGTGACCCGTTTTCCACCCGAACCCAATGGCTACCTGCATATCGGGCATGCCAAATCCATCTGCCTCAACTTTGGAGTTGCCCAGGAAAATCCGGGGGGAAAGTGCAACCTCAGGTTTGACGATACCAACCCCACCAGGGAGGAACCGGAGTATATCCGTTCCATCGAGGAGGATGTCCGTTGGCTCGGCTTTGAATTTGGAGAACGGCGCTATTTTGCCTCGGACTATTTTCCCCAAATCTACGCCTATGCAGAAGCCCTGATCATGGCAGGCAAAGCCTATGTGTGCAGTCTCAGCGCGGAACAAATCCGGGTGTATCGTGGAACCCTGACAGAACCCGGACAAGACAGCCCCTACCGCAACCGCTCCGTGGAAGAGAATCTGGATCTGTTCCGCCGCATGCGGGCCGGCGAATTCCCCGATGGGGCACATGTGCTGCGCGCCCGTATCGACATGGCTTCCCCCAATATCAACATGCGGGATCCCATTTTGTACCGAATCATCCATGCATCACACCATCAAACCAGCGATCAGTGGTGCATCTACCCCATGTACGACTATACCCACTGCCTGTCAGACGCCCTGGAGGGAATCACCCACTCCCTGTGTACCCTTGAGTTCGAGGACCATCGCCCCCTGTATGATTGGGTATTGGATCAACTGTCCACGCCATGCCACCCCCGGCAAATTGAATTTTCCCGGCTCTCCCTGGAATACACAGTAATGAGCAAACGCCTGCTCAACGAGCTGGTGGTGTCCAAAGTGGTCAGCGGCTGGGATGACCCCCGCATGCCAACCATTTCCGGCTTGCGCAGACGCGGTTATACACCAGAATCCATAAGAGAATTTTGCCATCGCATCGGCATTACCAAAGCCCCCAACAAGGTGGAGATGAGCCTGTTGGAAAACTGCTTGCGCGACGACCTGGAAGAGAGCGTCCCCCGGGCCATGGCCGTGTTGGACCCGATCCGGGTCATCATCGACAATTATCCGGATGGACAGGAGGAGATGCTGACAGTCCCCTGCCACCCCAATCATCCCGACATGGGCACCCGGACCTTGGGGTTCAGTCGCGACATCTATATCGAGCGGGACGACTTCCGAGAGATCGCACCCCCCAAATTCAAGCGCCTGGCCCTGCACGGAGAGGTGCGTCTGCGCCACGCCTACGTGATCCGTTGCCATCAGGTCACCAAAGATCCTGACACCGGCGTCGTCGTCGCGTTGCATTGCACCCTGGATCCCACCACCCTGAATGCCAACCCGGAGGGACGCAAAGTCAAAGGGGTCATCCACTGGGTGTCGGTCCGACATTGCGTCCGGCACGAAATCCGTCTCTACGACCGCCTGTTCAGCAAACCCAACCCTGGCGAAGACCGGGAAGAGAAAGACTTCCGGGACTCCCTGAATCCTGATTCACTGCACACCCTGCCAACGTGCCCCATGGAAAACTCCCTGGACCTCGCCACGCCCGGAAGCCGCTTCCAATTGGAACGCCTCGGATATTTTTGCGTCGATACCAAAAACTCGACCCCCGGAAAGCCCGTATTCAACCGCACCGTCACCCTGCGTGATTCCTGGGCAAAAATTGAGGCAAAACAATAA
- a CDS encoding tetratricopeptide repeat protein has product MNQDHDPNEWLLKQGNQASMQGDHEGALNFYRQALEGYQGCGDNPGEATTLHQMALLAVHTDDAERAMVLFRHAMELRESQGDLEGMANTLANMAFVSFKAKDYDEAIRLNLQAITALERADAWSDLVTVVNNHAFIDKDAIRPGRAQALWLALRVPVTPDVLLNRCAEMLNELGPESPGGLLIAAGAPLLLLRCKGNELPNSEERAKALLLLAACADAREIPPEELDAWLSDPQWHDVNQLLPALNHLLESLVGSDDWLFDPSSAPPPWWLGKPH; this is encoded by the coding sequence ATGAACCAAGACCACGACCCCAACGAATGGCTCCTGAAACAAGGCAATCAGGCCTCCATGCAGGGAGATCATGAAGGCGCCTTGAATTTTTACCGGCAGGCGCTGGAGGGTTATCAGGGTTGCGGGGATAACCCTGGCGAAGCGACCACGCTTCACCAAATGGCCCTTCTGGCCGTCCATACCGACGATGCGGAGCGTGCCATGGTTCTGTTTCGCCACGCCATGGAGCTGCGCGAAAGCCAGGGAGACCTGGAGGGCATGGCCAACACCCTCGCCAATATGGCCTTCGTCTCCTTCAAGGCCAAGGATTATGACGAGGCCATCCGCTTGAACCTCCAGGCCATCACCGCACTGGAACGCGCCGACGCCTGGTCGGATCTGGTCACCGTGGTGAACAACCACGCCTTCATCGACAAGGATGCCATCCGCCCAGGTCGGGCACAAGCCTTGTGGCTGGCGTTGCGGGTACCTGTCACCCCTGATGTCCTGCTGAATCGCTGCGCCGAAATGCTCAACGAATTGGGGCCGGAATCACCCGGCGGGTTGTTGATCGCAGCGGGCGCCCCCCTCCTCCTGCTGCGCTGCAAAGGCAACGAACTGCCCAACTCCGAGGAGCGCGCCAAAGCCCTCCTCCTGTTGGCCGCCTGTGCCGATGCCCGGGAAATTCCCCCCGAGGAGTTGGATGCCTGGCTCAGTGACCCACAGTGGCACGATGTCAACCAGCTCTTGCCCGCCTTGAACCATTTGTTGGAGTCACTGGTCGGCTCCGATGACTGGCTGTTTGATCCCTCGTCGGCACCACCGCCCTGGTGGCTTGGCAAACCACACTGA
- the dsrB gene encoding dissimilatory-type sulfite reductase subunit beta produces the protein MTDMSETKMAPRDQGAPDYKINLHPVMLKNYGKWDYHERVRPGVLVHVAENGEKIWTIRAGSPRTLSADKVREICAVADKYCKGYLRFTTRANVEFLVDDESLIQPLIDEVEKGSLKFPVGGTGPSVSNVAHTQGWMHCNLPGSDAAGSVKALLDELIEDFKSERMPNRVHISSSCCQINCSSHADISVIVQHHHPPRINHSNMQICELPKVVAICPVAAIRPAVVNGHESVEVVKEKCMYCGACHGQCPSMEIRDAETDTLSIWVGGKTSNARTPPTLMKLAVWGLPNNPPRWPEVGQAVRTILDAYRKGGKAYERVGEWIERIGWQRFFEVTGFPFTRYHIEDSSDALLTFNRSTMVRI, from the coding sequence ATGACGGACATGAGCGAAACAAAGATGGCGCCCCGCGATCAGGGCGCACCTGATTACAAGATCAACCTGCATCCGGTCATGCTGAAAAACTATGGCAAGTGGGATTATCACGAGCGGGTGCGCCCGGGCGTGTTGGTCCATGTGGCCGAGAATGGGGAGAAGATTTGGACCATTCGCGCCGGTTCTCCCCGCACCCTGAGTGCGGACAAGGTGCGGGAGATTTGTGCGGTCGCCGACAAGTACTGCAAGGGGTATTTGCGGTTTACCACCCGGGCCAATGTCGAATTTTTGGTGGATGACGAATCCCTGATCCAGCCGTTGATCGACGAAGTTGAAAAGGGGAGCCTGAAGTTCCCCGTCGGTGGTACCGGGCCGTCGGTTTCCAACGTTGCGCACACCCAGGGCTGGATGCACTGCAACCTGCCCGGTTCGGACGCAGCCGGTTCCGTGAAGGCCCTGCTCGACGAGTTGATCGAGGACTTCAAGAGCGAGCGGATGCCCAACCGGGTTCACATCTCCTCGTCCTGTTGCCAGATCAACTGCTCCAGCCACGCCGATATCTCTGTGATCGTGCAGCATCATCATCCACCGCGGATCAACCACAGCAACATGCAGATTTGCGAACTGCCCAAGGTGGTCGCGATCTGCCCGGTGGCTGCCATTCGTCCCGCTGTGGTCAACGGGCATGAATCGGTGGAGGTGGTGAAGGAAAAGTGCATGTATTGTGGCGCTTGCCACGGCCAATGCCCGAGCATGGAAATCCGCGATGCGGAGACCGACACCCTCTCCATATGGGTTGGCGGCAAGACCTCCAATGCCCGGACTCCCCCCACCCTGATGAAGCTGGCGGTGTGGGGCCTGCCCAACAATCCGCCCCGTTGGCCGGAGGTGGGCCAGGCAGTGCGGACCATCCTGGACGCTTACAGGAAGGGTGGCAAGGCCTATGAGCGTGTGGGAGAGTGGATTGAGCGGATTGGTTGGCAGCGGTTTTTCGAGGTGACGGGTTTCCCCTTCACACGCTACCACATCGAAGACAGCTCTGATGCCCTCCTGACGTTCAACCGGTCCACCATGGTTCGGATCTGA
- a CDS encoding TIGR02281 family clan AA aspartic protease: MTPGPDPIPIVALGARQPKDQPCYLKRMRHKHAHAPQNNDKTNWSWFRFLIFTGPLVAIVLFGHTLFVGPLSGHDLHTSLGGPLVLAIVAGWLLASNTVKQLFRKIQRNTIWWSIVVCLGAGLALRTEIHHLMDHVMASLIPRFGYDEQSASTTLYRATNGHFYMEALINKQPVSFLIDTASSGIVLPPRTARKLGFRPENLNFDQTLPTTRGNLQVATVVLEEFRLGDLHMKGVTANINGAPMRTALLGIQFFNQMLSWEVKGDRMTLRWRSKKGSPVDPGPKQDGSKS, from the coding sequence ATGACACCAGGACCGGACCCCATACCCATCGTCGCGCTTGGCGCCAGGCAACCCAAGGATCAGCCCTGCTACCTGAAACGCATGCGCCACAAACACGCCCATGCCCCGCAAAACAACGACAAGACAAACTGGTCCTGGTTCAGGTTCCTGATTTTTACCGGACCCCTGGTGGCGATTGTCCTGTTCGGCCACACTTTGTTTGTAGGCCCCTTGTCAGGTCACGACCTGCACACTTCCCTGGGCGGTCCGTTGGTTCTGGCCATCGTGGCGGGTTGGTTGCTGGCCTCCAACACTGTGAAGCAATTGTTCAGAAAAATACAACGAAACACGATATGGTGGTCCATCGTCGTGTGCCTTGGAGCCGGTTTGGCCCTCAGAACGGAGATTCACCACCTGATGGACCACGTCATGGCCAGTCTGATACCCCGCTTTGGCTATGATGAACAATCCGCCTCCACAACCCTCTACCGGGCAACCAACGGACACTTCTACATGGAAGCCCTGATCAACAAGCAACCCGTCAGTTTCCTGATCGATACCGCATCATCCGGCATTGTGCTGCCACCCCGAACAGCGCGCAAACTTGGATTCCGTCCGGAAAATTTAAACTTTGATCAAACCCTTCCCACAACCCGTGGCAACCTTCAAGTTGCCACCGTGGTGCTGGAAGAGTTCAGGCTGGGAGATCTGCACATGAAGGGGGTCACGGCCAACATAAACGGCGCCCCCATGCGCACGGCCCTCCTGGGCATACAATTCTTCAATCAAATGCTTTCCTGGGAGGTTAAAGGAGATAGGATGACCCTGCGTTGGCGTTCTAAAAAGGGTTCACCTGTCGATCCCGGCCCAAAGCAGGACGGCAGCAAGTCATAG
- a CDS encoding class I SAM-dependent methyltransferase: MDRKAHWEKIYGKKKITETSWYQRIPLTSMTLIENTAMNEDGAIIDVGGGASTLVDHLLTAGYQNLTVLDISSVALENARLRLMDREREVEWIEADVIRFDSPGPFDLWHDRAVFHFFTQSDQRRAYIASLEEHVKPNGHVIIATFSVDGPEKCSNLETVRYTPKSLSRELGPHFELLESIPEIHTTPKNKKQSFIYCRFRRL, encoded by the coding sequence ATGGACAGAAAAGCGCATTGGGAAAAAATCTACGGCAAAAAAAAGATTACCGAGACAAGTTGGTACCAAAGAATCCCGCTGACGTCCATGACCTTGATTGAAAATACCGCGATGAACGAGGATGGAGCCATCATCGATGTGGGCGGAGGGGCTTCGACGCTGGTGGATCACCTTTTGACAGCCGGTTATCAAAACCTGACCGTGTTGGATATCTCATCCGTAGCCTTGGAAAACGCCCGCCTGCGCCTTATGGACCGGGAAAGAGAGGTGGAGTGGATTGAGGCCGATGTCATTCGATTTGACAGCCCGGGCCCCTTTGACCTTTGGCATGACCGGGCCGTCTTCCATTTTTTCACCCAAAGCGACCAACGTCGCGCTTATATCGCCAGCCTCGAAGAACACGTCAAACCCAACGGCCATGTCATCATCGCCACCTTTTCCGTGGATGGACCCGAAAAATGCAGCAACCTCGAGACCGTTCGCTATACACCCAAATCGCTGTCACGCGAACTCGGTCCCCATTTCGAGCTGCTGGAATCGATCCCGGAGATTCACACGACGCCCAAAAACAAAAAGCAAAGTTTTATTTATTGCCGGTTCCGCAGGTTATAA
- the dsrA gene encoding dissimilatory-type sulfite reductase subunit alpha: MALNTPLLDQLESGGWPSFVTDLKAYSNKRPQVGQLLNQLNESYENRWNYWIGTVLNVPGYGGGVIARLSQKADKYPDLAQFHTVRIIEPPGWVYNTSKLRELADASEKHGAGILQLHGMSGDVLLLGFDNDQSMSVAEELMEKGWDIGGSGGALRTLQCCVGQARCEMACYDTMKVTKHLTDTFIHYLHRPEFVYKFKFKLSGCANDCANAMMRSDMPIIGTWRGEMQVNQGKVKEYVKAKGRAYVIDNVITRCPTKCISLKDDDTLAVEHQDCVRCMHCINVMHKALKPGKDKGVTICMGGKRTLKIGDTIGIMIVPFMKLETDEDLDKLTEFVERVWEFWNDNGMDHERVGEFIARVGLSTFLAGIGIEPDARMVMRPRSSPYIKFEELAPSRFGGEQTKMPPVWNKEPETTEAAQAQR, encoded by the coding sequence ATGGCGTTGAATACCCCTCTCTTGGACCAACTGGAGTCAGGTGGCTGGCCCAGCTTTGTCACGGATCTGAAAGCGTATTCCAACAAGCGGCCCCAGGTCGGGCAGTTGTTGAACCAGCTCAACGAGTCGTATGAGAACCGCTGGAACTACTGGATCGGCACGGTTCTGAACGTGCCTGGTTACGGTGGCGGCGTGATTGCCCGTCTCTCCCAGAAGGCCGACAAATATCCTGATCTGGCGCAATTTCACACGGTGCGCATCATTGAGCCGCCGGGTTGGGTGTACAACACCAGCAAGTTGCGCGAATTGGCGGATGCCTCCGAAAAGCATGGCGCGGGTATTCTTCAGCTGCATGGCATGAGCGGCGATGTGCTGTTGTTGGGATTCGACAACGACCAGTCCATGTCGGTTGCCGAGGAGCTGATGGAAAAAGGTTGGGACATCGGGGGTTCCGGTGGTGCCTTGCGGACTTTGCAGTGCTGCGTTGGTCAGGCCCGTTGTGAGATGGCCTGTTACGACACGATGAAGGTCACCAAGCACCTGACCGACACCTTCATTCATTATCTGCATCGTCCGGAGTTTGTCTACAAGTTCAAATTCAAGCTCTCCGGCTGCGCGAACGATTGCGCCAACGCCATGATGCGTTCCGACATGCCGATCATCGGAACCTGGCGTGGAGAGATGCAGGTCAATCAGGGCAAGGTGAAAGAGTACGTGAAGGCCAAGGGCCGCGCCTACGTCATCGACAACGTGATCACCCGCTGCCCCACCAAGTGTATCTCCCTGAAAGACGATGACACCCTTGCCGTGGAGCATCAGGATTGTGTGCGTTGTATGCACTGCATCAACGTGATGCACAAGGCCCTGAAGCCTGGCAAGGACAAGGGCGTGACCATCTGCATGGGTGGCAAACGGACCCTGAAGATTGGTGATACCATCGGCATCATGATTGTTCCCTTCATGAAGTTGGAGACCGATGAGGATCTGGATAAGTTGACTGAGTTTGTCGAGCGGGTGTGGGAGTTCTGGAATGACAACGGCATGGATCACGAACGGGTAGGGGAGTTCATCGCCCGTGTGGGTCTGTCGACGTTCCTGGCTGGTATCGGGATTGAACCGGATGCCCGCATGGTGATGCGCCCGCGCAGCAGTCCCTATATCAAGTTCGAGGAGTTGGCTCCGAGCCGTTTTGGTGGTGAGCAGACCAAGATGCCCCCGGTCTGGAACAAAGAGCCCGAAACGACCGAAGCTGCCCAGGCCCAGCGGTAA
- a CDS encoding FAD-dependent oxidoreductase, with product MQTSILQEGLSRDQVADLLKPFAGEEVVVRNGASWKCPTYVQRQPPCRHECPSSEDIRGYLTVIAQAQMFKRSTDEALDEAWYLLTDKNPMPATHGRICPHPCETGCNRQHKEDGSVAINNMERFIGDHGLRRKLKLKKLTEEKTRRKVAVIGAGPTGLSCAYQLARRGHSVTIFEAFEKTGGMLRYGIPRYRLPDDVLDAEVQNILDLGVELKLKTRIGKDVSFEQIRRDFDAVYLGIGAHKGSNLGISGEEGAANVFTGASFLNRVNTGAKIEVGSRVVVIGGGDSAVDAARVSLRLQAELEKAQDTGDEKAMLAAEQAYDKEVHKEEGTHMTAKIAVDSARASLRVSKYSEVTILYRRTKNEMPAIAKDVVEAEHEGIKFEFLAAPKSLIREGGRVTAIVCQRMQLGKPDKSGRRSPEPIPGDEFTLPVDTVIVGIGQVPELEGELSALANKWGWVTASTSMQTEQQGVFAGGDVLGLGISTRSVGQGRIAAQAIDAQLLSKHYSPPAKGRPVRQTDMRLDFYKAMPRNEEAQIPVDEATQGFQEIFSTLSTEQALTEAKRCMSCGQCFVCDRCRIFCPREAISRDLKRPKGQVMHTDYTRCNGCHVCNMACPCGYIQMGMGL from the coding sequence ATGCAGACCAGTATTTTACAGGAAGGACTTTCTCGGGACCAGGTGGCCGACCTCCTCAAACCCTTTGCGGGTGAGGAGGTTGTGGTTCGCAACGGTGCGAGTTGGAAATGTCCCACTTATGTTCAACGTCAGCCCCCCTGTCGGCACGAATGTCCTTCCAGTGAGGACATTCGTGGGTATCTTACCGTCATTGCCCAGGCCCAGATGTTCAAAAGGTCCACGGATGAAGCCTTGGACGAAGCCTGGTACCTCCTGACGGACAAAAACCCCATGCCGGCGACCCATGGTCGTATCTGTCCGCATCCATGCGAGACTGGATGCAATCGGCAGCACAAGGAAGATGGATCCGTGGCCATCAACAACATGGAACGGTTCATTGGCGACCACGGCCTGCGCCGCAAGCTCAAATTGAAAAAGCTTACCGAGGAGAAAACCCGCCGCAAGGTTGCCGTGATTGGCGCCGGTCCGACGGGGCTCTCCTGTGCCTATCAACTGGCCCGCCGGGGCCACTCGGTCACCATCTTCGAGGCTTTCGAGAAGACGGGTGGCATGCTGCGGTACGGGATTCCCCGCTACCGTTTGCCGGATGATGTTCTTGATGCCGAAGTCCAGAACATTCTTGATCTGGGCGTCGAGTTGAAGCTCAAGACCCGTATTGGCAAAGATGTCTCCTTTGAACAGATTCGTCGGGATTTCGATGCTGTTTATCTGGGTATCGGCGCCCACAAGGGGAGCAACCTGGGTATTTCTGGTGAAGAGGGTGCTGCCAACGTGTTTACCGGCGCATCCTTCCTGAACCGGGTCAACACCGGCGCCAAAATTGAGGTGGGCAGCCGGGTGGTGGTCATCGGTGGTGGTGACAGTGCGGTCGATGCGGCACGTGTCTCCCTTCGTCTGCAAGCCGAGTTGGAAAAGGCCCAGGACACCGGCGACGAGAAGGCCATGTTGGCTGCGGAACAGGCCTATGACAAGGAGGTCCACAAGGAAGAGGGCACCCACATGACCGCCAAGATTGCCGTGGATTCGGCACGGGCGTCCTTGCGGGTTTCCAAGTATTCCGAAGTGACCATCCTCTACCGCCGTACCAAGAACGAGATGCCGGCCATCGCCAAGGACGTGGTGGAGGCTGAACACGAGGGCATCAAGTTTGAGTTTTTGGCTGCGCCCAAATCCCTGATTCGGGAGGGTGGGCGTGTTACGGCGATCGTTTGCCAGCGGATGCAGTTGGGTAAACCGGACAAGTCAGGTCGGCGGAGTCCGGAGCCCATCCCGGGAGATGAGTTTACCCTGCCGGTGGACACGGTCATCGTTGGCATTGGTCAGGTGCCGGAGTTGGAAGGCGAACTCTCTGCGCTTGCCAACAAGTGGGGGTGGGTCACGGCCTCCACCTCCATGCAGACCGAGCAACAGGGGGTTTTCGCCGGTGGCGATGTCCTGGGGCTTGGTATCTCGACGCGCTCGGTGGGGCAGGGTCGAATCGCTGCGCAGGCGATCGATGCCCAGCTCCTTTCCAAACACTATTCACCTCCAGCCAAGGGCAGGCCTGTACGCCAGACCGACATGCGTCTGGATTTTTACAAGGCCATGCCGCGTAACGAAGAGGCGCAAATCCCGGTCGATGAGGCCACCCAGGGGTTCCAGGAGATTTTTTCCACTCTCTCCACGGAACAGGCCCTGACCGAGGCGAAGCGATGCATGAGCTGTGGGCAGTGCTTCGTTTGCGACCGGTGCCGCATTTTCTGTCCGCGTGAGGCGATTTCCCGTGATCTGAAACGCCCCAAGGGACAGGTGATGCATACGGATTACACCCGCTGCAACGGTTGCCATGTATGCAACATGGCGTGCCCTTGTGGTTACATCCAGATGGGTATGGGTCTGTAA